Genomic DNA from Chthonomonadales bacterium:
CCCCCCCCCGGCGCGAAGGCGAGTCAGCCGGCATGGCCGGCACGTCCCGGATGAACGCATCGCTGCACCTCTCCAGGGAACGCGGCCGCGACATCGGGGGAGAGGCGGCCTCTGCCTGTAGTGTACGCCCGGTTGCGCCGGACGTCAAGGGCTGTCCGCCGATCTGTCCGCCGATCGGGTCGCTCCGTCCGCGCGACGTTGACAGCCCCGTGGAGCCATGCTACAATCCTCCTCGGTGCGCGGCCCCGCGGCCGACGTGAGAGGAGCGATGAGCGAAGACGACGGCGAACCCGGTCGGCTTCTTGGCGCGCACATGCCCACGGCCGGCGGCCCGGCGAGTAGCCTGGTTTCGGGCCACAAGATCGGGTGCACGGCGGTGCAACTCTTCACGGGCAATCCGCGCCAGTGGGCGCACCCACCGCTCAGGGACGAGGCGATCGACGCGTTCCGAGAGGCGCGGCAGGCCACGGGAATCGGTTGCGTGGTGGCGCACGACTCCTATCTGATCAACCTCGCCGCCCCGGACTTCGAGATTCTCGATCGCTCGCGCAAGGCCTTTCGGCGCGAGTTGGAGCGCGCCGACGCGCTCGGCATCCCATGGGTGGTCACCCACATGGGCGCGCACCTCGGGAGCGGCGAGGAGATGGGCCTGGAGGTGCTCACGGCAAGCGTGCTCGGGTTGCTCGATGAGACGGAGGGGATGTGCGCGGGCATCGCGTTGGAGAACACCGCGGGACAGGGCACGTGCCTGGGTTGGCGATTCGAGCACCTGGCCCGCGTGATGGAGGGCGCCGGCGCCCACGTGCGCCTCGGCGCTTGCTTCGATACCTGCCATGCGTTCGCCGCGGGCTACGACGTCTCGAGCCCGGAGGGCTACGAGGCCACCATTGAACGCCTGGCGGCCGTGGTCGGCCTGCAGGCGCTGAAGGTGGTTCACGCCAACGACGCGAAGCGGCCGCTGGGCAGCCGCGTCGACCGCCACGAGCACATTGGGCGCGGGTACATTGGCATGGCCGCCTTCGCGCGCTTGCTGCGCGACGAGCGTCTGCGGCGCGTGCCGGTCATCGTGGAGACGCCCGACGCCGAGACGATGCACCGGGTGAACGTGGCGCGGCTCAGGAGGCTGGCCGCGGGGGGGACGATGGGCGTGCAGGTGAAGGTGCGGTTCTTCGGGCACTTCTCCGAGATGGGGTTGGACGGGCTGGAACTCGACGTGCCGGGCGGCTCCACCGTGGCGGGGTTGGCGAGTGAGATCGCCTCGCGCGACGCGCGCTTCGAGCGACTGGCCCGCTACTGCCGAGCGGCCGTCAACGAGGAGTACGCGGGGAGCGACGCGGTGCTTCAGGAGGGTGACGAGGTGGCGTTCATCCCGCCGATGAGCGGCGGGTAGAAGGCGGGTATGGGCCACATCAGTCCGGATCCGATCGACGTGAGCGCGCTCCAGAAGCGCGTGGCCGGCCCGGCCAACGGGGCGGTGCTGACCTTCGTAGGGCAGACG
This window encodes:
- a CDS encoding deoxyribonuclease IV encodes the protein MSEDDGEPGRLLGAHMPTAGGPASSLVSGHKIGCTAVQLFTGNPRQWAHPPLRDEAIDAFREARQATGIGCVVAHDSYLINLAAPDFEILDRSRKAFRRELERADALGIPWVVTHMGAHLGSGEEMGLEVLTASVLGLLDETEGMCAGIALENTAGQGTCLGWRFEHLARVMEGAGAHVRLGACFDTCHAFAAGYDVSSPEGYEATIERLAAVVGLQALKVVHANDAKRPLGSRVDRHEHIGRGYIGMAAFARLLRDERLRRVPVIVETPDAETMHRVNVARLRRLAAGGTMGVQVKVRFFGHFSEMGLDGLELDVPGGSTVAGLASEIASRDARFERLARYCRAAVNEEYAGSDAVLQEGDEVAFIPPMSGG